The following proteins are encoded in a genomic region of Brachypodium distachyon strain Bd21 chromosome 1, Brachypodium_distachyon_v3.0, whole genome shotgun sequence:
- the LOC100827301 gene encoding palmitoyl-acyl carrier protein thioesterase, chloroplastic: MAGSLAASAFFPSPGSSPAALAKSSKNTSGELPETLSVRGIVAKPNTPPAAMQVKTKAQALPKVNGTKVNLKTSSSDKEDTVPYSSSKTFYNQLPDWSMLLAAVTTIFLAAEKQWTMLDWKPKRPDMLVDTFGFGRIIQDGMVFRQNFLIRSYEIGADRTASIETLMNHLQETALNHVKTAGLLGDGFGATQEMSKRNLIWVVSKIQLLVERYPSWEDMVQVDTWVASSGKNGMRRDWHIRDYNSGQTILRATSVWVTMNKNTRKLNKMPDEVRAEIGPHFNNDRSALTEEHSDKLAKPGSKDGGRATKQFIRKGLTPKWGDLDVNQHVNNVKYIGWILESAPISILEKHELASMTLDYRKECGRDSVLQSLTNVTGECTDGSPDSGIQCSHLLQLECGTDIMKAHTKWRPKRAQGEGNTGLFPAESA, from the exons ATGGCAGGGTCCCTTGCCGCCTCGGCGTTCTTCCCCAGCCCAGGATCTTCACCAGCTGCATTGGCTAAAAGCTCCAAGAACACGTCCGGTGAATTACCTGAGACTTTGAGTGTCCGTGGAATTGTCGCAAAGCCTAACACGCCTCCTGCGGCCATGCAAGTGAAAACTAAGGCCCAAGCACTCCCCAAGGTTAATGGCACCAAGGTTAATCTCAAGACTTCAAGCTCTGACAAGGAAGACACAGTGCCTTATAGTTCTTCAAAGACATTCTATAACCAACTGCCAGATTGGAGCATGCTGCTTGCAGCTGTCACGACCATCTTCCTGGCCGCAGAGAAGCAGTGGACAATGCTTGATTGGAAACCGAAGAGGCCTGACATGCTTGTCGACACATTTGGCTTTGGCAGAATCATCCAGGATGGGATGGTTTTTAGGCAGAACTTTTTGATTAGGTCCTACGAGATTGGTGCTGATCGTACAGCTTCTATAGAGACATTAATGAATCATTTACAG GAAACAGCTCTTAACCATGTGAAGACTGCTGGTCTCCTTGGAGATGGTTTTGGTGCTACTCAGGAGATGAGTAAACGGAACTTGATCTGGGTTGTCAGCAAAATTCAGCTTCTTGTAGAGCGATATCCATCATG GGAAGATATGGTTCAAGTCGATACATGGGTAGCTTCTTCTGGAAAAAATGGCATGCGTCGAGATTGGCATATCCGTGACTACAATTCGGGGCAAACGATCTTGAGAGCTACAAG TGTTTGGGTTACGATGAATAAGAACACTAGAAAACTTAACAAAATGCCTGATGAAGTTAGGGCTGAAATAGGCCCGCACTTCAACAATGACCGTTCCGCTTTAACAGAGGAGCATAGTGACAAGTTAGCTAAGCCTGGGAGCAAAGATGGTGGCCGTGCTACCAAACAGTTCATAAGGAAGGGGCTTACC CCAAAATGGGGTGACCTTGATGTCAACCAACATGTGAACAATGTGAAGTATATTGGGTGGATTCTTGAG AGTGCTCCAATTTCAATACTGGAAAAGCATGAGCTCGCAAGCATGACACTGGACTACAGGAAGGAGTGTGGGCGTGACAGCGTGCTGCAGTCACTTACCAATGTCACAGGTGAGTGCACCGACGGCAGCCCAGACTCTGGTATCCAGTGCAGCCATCTGCTCCAGCTGGAGTGTGGAACTGACATCATGAAGGCCCACACAAAGTGGCGGCCGAAGAGAGCGCAGGGCGAAGGAAACACAGGGTTGTTCCCAGCTGAGAGTGCATAA
- the LOC104582261 gene encoding pentatricopeptide repeat-containing protein At4g02750 has translation MLVAARRTAVARRLSPAPVRALCCCPYDDDGVVSGNRLMGAHLRAGRPDAAREVFDGMPRRDVVSWNSAMSAHARSGVHDGAARLFLELTRRGIRPDGTSFSTVLSACARLEALELGMCVHGLALKARSTGNVFVGASLVTMYASCGVTDCLEQVFGDVDSPNVVLWNALVSGLVMNHRVGDARGVFDRMPARNIVSWTAMVKGHVKVHDVGQAVELFNLMPVKNSVSWCVMIGGLVHCQKFREAVELFNCLMRNGQQVTNAILVKVVNAYAGLKSTGGGRCVHGFSVKSGFVHDLIIEASLVAVYCNSLDIDEARLEFDKMDRKHVGSWNAIICGYIYADKIDEAEKLFDSMIARDKVSWNLMVNGYIRDGRIADATELYSKMPEKNVEAATALMSWLIDNGKLGKARDMFYSLPQVDVMSCTALLFGYMKEGYLDDALDLFHRMHKRTAVTYNVMIAGFLHQGKVAEAYNLFNESPAHDATTWSCFVTGLAQNGLIHDALKLYKKMLASNMHTSESVVSSLISCCSHHSLIVHGLQLHATTIKLGFELYLLIQNSLISLYSKCGEMVAAQRILYQMVRRDVVTWNTIIHGYAFNSLGQNAIETFKNMKKAQVNPDDITFLGVLSACNHMNLLEEAKHFFNVMTCEYGIVPNIMHYASMVDLLCRRGMVEEADGLVKSMPFEPDSAIWTSLLSNCRLRGSDKLAEHAASQLIAISPSTKMPYLHLINMHGSVNRWGAVDSLRSQIRRTTTAKEVGFSWI, from the coding sequence ATGCTCGTCGCGGCGCGACGAACGGCGGTGGCCCGGCGGCTttccccggcgccggtgcgCGCGCTCTGCTGCTGTCcctacgacgacgacggggTAGTGTCCGGGAACAGGCTGATGGGCGCGCACCTGAGGGCCGGCAGGCCGGACGCCGCGCGGGAGGTGTTCGACGGAATGCCGCGGCGGGACGTGGTGTCCTGGAACTCTGCCATGTCCGCGCACGCGCGGTCGGGCGTGCACGACGGGGCGGCGAGGCTGTTCCTGGAGCTGACGCGGCGCGGGATCCGCCCGGACGGCACCTCGTTCTCCACCGTGCTATCGGCCTGCGCGCGCCTGGAGGCTCTGGAGCTGGGGATGTGCGTCCATGGGCTCGCTCTCAAGGCCCGCTCCACGGGGAACGTGTTCGTGGGCGCCTCGCTCGTCACGATGTATGCCAGCTGCGGGGTTACCGATTGCCTGGAACAGGTTTTCGGTGACGTCGACAGCCCGAACGTGGTGTTGTGGAATGCTTTAGTATCAGGCCTCGTGATGAATCACCGGGTAGGCGATGCCCGCGGGGTCTTTGATCGGATGCCGGCTCGTAACATCGTGTCCTGGACGGCGATGGTAAAAGGGCATGTTAAGGTGCACGACGTGGGGCAGGCGGTCGAGCTGTTTAACTTGATGCCTGTGAAGAACTCCGTGTCGTGGTGTGTCATGATAGGAGGACTTGTCCACTGTCAGAAATTCAGAGAGGCAGTTGAACTGTTCAACTGTTTGATGAGGAATGGGCAGCAAGTGACAAATGCGATTCTTGTCAAGGTTGTGAATGCCTATGCTGGCCTGAAAAGTACTGGAGGCGGCAGGTGTGTTCATGGGTTTTCTGTGAAGTCTGGATTCGTTCATGACCTGATTATTGAGGCATCATTGGTTGCGGTGTACTGTAACTCCTTAGATATTGACGAAGCACGGTTGGAATTTGATAAGATGGACCGTAAGCATGTTGGTTCATGGAATGCCATCATATGCGGCTATATTTACGCGGACAAAATTGATGAGGCTGAAAAACTTTTTGATTCCATGATTGCGAGAGACAAGGTCTCATGGAACTTGATGGTGAATGGCTATATAAGAGATGGAAGAATTGCTGATGCTACCGAGCTATACTCAAAGATGCCTGAGAAGAATGTGGAAGCAGCAACTGCTTTGATGTCATGGCTTATAGACAATGGAAAGCTAGGTAAAGCACGGGATATGTTTTATAGTTTGCCCCAGGTAGATGTAATGTCTTGTACAGCTTTGCTCTTCGGATACATGAAAGAAGGATATCTAGATGATGCACTGGACCTTTTCCATAGGATGCACAAAAGGACTGCTGTCACTTATAATGTGATGATAGctggttttcttcatcaagGCAAAGTTGCCGAAGCCTACAACCTCTTCAATGAATCACCAGCTCATGATGCAACGACCTGGAGCTGTTTTGTTACTGGGCTCGCTCAAAATGGTTTAATTCATGATGCACTTAAGTTGTACAAGAAAATGCTAGCATCAAACATGCACACAAGTGAGTCAGTTGTTTCTAGCCTCATAAGCTGCTGTTCACATCATTCTCTGATCGTTCATGGTCTGCAGTTACATGCCACAACTATCAAGCTTGGATTTGAGTTGTATTTGCTCATTCAGAACTCACTTATTAGCCTATATTCCAAGTGTGGTGAAATGGTTGCGGCCCAAAGGATTCTTTATCAGATGGTTAGGAGAGATGTGGTTACATGGAATACAATAATTCATGGATATGCATTCAATAGCCTTGGTCAAAATGCTATTGAAACGTTCAAGAATATGAAAAAGGCACAAGTTAATCCTGATGATATCACATTTCTTGGTGTACTATCAGCATGTAATCACATGAACCTTTTGGAGGAAGCAAAACATTTCTTCAATGTGATGACATGCGAGTATGGAATTGTGCCTAACATAATGCACTATGCTTCCATGGTTGATCTATTGTGTAGGAGAGGCATGGTTGAGGAAGCTGATGGATTAGTGAAGTCAATGCCGTTTGAACCTGATTCAGCGATATGGACTTCTCTCTTGAGCAATTGCAGATTGCGTGGCAGTGATAAGTTAGCAGAGCATGCAGCGAGTCAATTAATTGCCATCAGTCCTTCTACTAAAATGCCTTACCTGCACCTCATCAATATGCATGGATCAGTGAATAGATGGGGTGCGGTCGACAGTTTGAGAAGTCAAATTAGAAGAACTACCACCGCTAAAGAAGTTGGTTTTAGCTGGATTTAG